In Spirosoma aureum, a single genomic region encodes these proteins:
- a CDS encoding glycosyltransferase family 39 protein — translation MFTPSSRTTLVLLSALLILALALRLYRVGTYGIYFDEKSTLLISQGVCLEGFNQKDVFSKTYFTPAEFWKPKTFNDFIEANIRGDIGNSPAYYGVLWLWMEVFGLSDTSLRMPSVIFSTLIVWLLFVFVRRHFRSDSLALISAGIAAIEPFFVAYSHIARNYSMTFFLTLLGTHLFLLIMERVRSSPPAGSKTPSLSVLYLAYGLVFVTSVLSHYLTVTVFLCHGLYALLYLRNSRAWITLGLTSAIGLGLVSLWFIYGGGKYTFFTLNYQASFYKNIALTNPYKSGFGIILPATIPNIAVRAVPIFSDLFIITNGMVAVLVSIRNSILALGLGAVSTVIIHRYITVSKPPVWVYAVVPFLFLVGLPFYSVEPLRLLVLSAVVPFVYLIGRYVVDRTNADQKRLVVILLLLAFVPTLFLLFMAWRSGHTFGITQRYSGFSFPYVCILIAMGLRQLVTLRWWFSLPIAIALLIQTGNIVQLLVDIYADEAPKYTYFDKARIPNPYWSSAQKLKELYTPGDTILYPNKKRQIFSEKMDRTYSPVALLDAQLVNVYLPKDASYIQRIDPNDRDRIVLVKGRSGEKITIFDFKGSTYRYGE, via the coding sequence ATGTTCACCCCATCATCGCGTACAACGCTAGTTTTACTGAGTGCCCTGCTTATACTGGCATTGGCACTTCGTTTATACCGTGTCGGTACATACGGTATTTATTTCGACGAAAAATCGACGCTGCTCATTAGCCAGGGCGTTTGCCTTGAAGGCTTCAATCAGAAGGATGTTTTCAGCAAAACGTATTTCACTCCGGCCGAATTCTGGAAACCGAAGACTTTCAATGACTTCATCGAAGCCAACATCCGGGGCGATATTGGCAATAGCCCTGCCTATTATGGTGTGCTCTGGCTCTGGATGGAAGTGTTTGGGTTGAGTGATACTTCCCTGAGAATGCCTTCCGTCATCTTCAGCACCCTGATCGTCTGGCTTCTCTTTGTGTTTGTCCGACGGCACTTCCGGTCGGACTCACTGGCGCTTATTAGTGCCGGCATTGCAGCCATTGAGCCGTTTTTTGTTGCCTACAGCCACATTGCCCGTAACTATTCCATGACGTTTTTCCTGACGTTACTGGGTACTCACCTGTTCCTGCTGATCATGGAGCGGGTACGTTCGAGCCCCCCAGCTGGCAGCAAAACGCCATCGTTATCCGTCCTCTATCTTGCTTACGGACTGGTATTCGTAACATCGGTTCTATCCCATTATTTAACCGTGACGGTCTTTCTCTGCCACGGCCTATACGCACTTTTATATCTGCGCAATTCACGAGCCTGGATAACATTGGGGCTAACCAGCGCGATTGGATTAGGCCTGGTTTCACTTTGGTTTATTTACGGTGGCGGAAAATACACATTCTTCACCCTGAACTATCAGGCCAGTTTCTACAAGAACATTGCCCTCACGAATCCGTATAAATCTGGCTTCGGGATTATTCTGCCCGCTACGATTCCTAACATTGCCGTTCGGGCTGTACCTATTTTTTCCGATCTGTTTATCATTACCAATGGCATGGTTGCCGTTCTGGTCAGTATTCGAAATTCGATACTGGCGCTAGGGTTAGGAGCGGTTTCAACGGTTATTATTCACCGGTACATAACGGTATCGAAGCCGCCGGTCTGGGTATATGCTGTGGTTCCGTTCCTGTTTCTGGTGGGCCTTCCATTCTATTCCGTCGAACCGCTTCGCCTGCTCGTACTGTCAGCTGTTGTGCCGTTCGTATACTTAATTGGCCGGTATGTTGTAGATCGTACGAATGCCGACCAGAAACGGCTGGTTGTGATTTTACTGCTGCTGGCTTTTGTGCCTACCTTATTTCTGTTGTTTATGGCCTGGCGATCAGGGCATACGTTCGGTATTACGCAGCGTTACTCTGGATTTTCGTTCCCTTACGTTTGTATTCTGATAGCGATGGGCCTGCGCCAGCTAGTCACGCTCCGTTGGTGGTTTAGCCTGCCGATTGCCATTGCGTTGCTCATCCAGACAGGCAATATCGTTCAGCTTCTGGTCGATATTTACGCCGACGAAGCGCCTAAATACACGTATTTTGACAAAGCCCGTATTCCTAATCCTTATTGGTCATCGGCTCAAAAACTAAAAGAGTTGTATACACCAGGCGATACGATTCTGTATCCGAATAAAAAAAGGCAGATTTTTTCCGAGAAAATGGATCGAACGTACTCGCCCGTAGCCTTGTTAGATGCCCAGTTGGTAAACGTTTATTTACCTAAGGATGCCTCCTATATCCAACGCATCGATCCGAACGATCGTGACCGTATAGTATTAGTTAAGGGGCGTTCTGGCGAAAAAATTACTATTTTTGACTTCAAAGGTTCTACCTATCGCTACGGCGAGTAG
- a CDS encoding transketolase: MTTEATDFQTLQGQLRLKILSLYNQAHAGHIGCSLSCVDLMIAALIMRKRQQDSFLLSKGHAAASLYACLNHLGEISDEVLATYYKNGTTLPAHPAPNKHDGIPFATGSLGHGLPIGSGIAQASKLLGEDSRVYVLMSDGETNEGTTWEAAHFAVQRGLDNLVVLIDKNGLQGFDQTANVLGDTADIRTWAAMGFDTVEVDGHDVQAILTTIDQLTAVSNGKPKVVIAKTVKGKGVSYMENRLEWHYLPMTPAQYEQAHAEVTERYLSVQVA; the protein is encoded by the coding sequence TTGACAACAGAAGCCACCGACTTTCAAACGCTTCAGGGCCAGCTTCGGCTAAAAATTCTGAGTCTTTACAACCAGGCTCACGCAGGTCATATTGGCTGTTCATTGAGCTGTGTAGACCTGATGATTGCCGCATTAATCATGCGTAAACGCCAACAGGACTCGTTTCTGCTTTCGAAAGGCCATGCCGCAGCCTCGCTTTATGCCTGTCTGAACCACCTCGGCGAGATTTCCGACGAGGTTCTGGCAACTTATTACAAAAACGGGACAACGCTCCCTGCTCACCCGGCTCCTAATAAACACGATGGAATTCCGTTCGCAACAGGCTCGCTTGGTCACGGTTTGCCCATTGGGTCGGGCATTGCTCAGGCAAGTAAGTTACTCGGTGAAGATTCGCGGGTGTATGTGCTGATGTCTGATGGTGAAACCAACGAAGGCACAACCTGGGAAGCCGCCCATTTCGCCGTTCAGCGTGGCCTGGATAATCTGGTGGTGCTGATTGACAAAAACGGTTTGCAGGGATTCGACCAAACGGCCAATGTGCTGGGTGATACCGCCGATATCCGTACCTGGGCTGCCATGGGATTTGACACGGTTGAAGTAGATGGTCATGATGTGCAGGCAATCCTGACAACCATCGATCAACTGACCGCTGTTTCAAATGGTAAACCCAAAGTTGTGATTGCCAAAACAGTAAAAGGCAAAGGCGTATCTTACATGGAAAACCGGCTCGAATGGCATTATCTACCCATGACACCTGCTCAGTATGAACAGGCTCATGCAGAAGTTACTGAGCGGTATTTGTCCGTTCAGGTAGCCTGA
- a CDS encoding NAD-dependent epimerase/dehydratase family protein, which yields MNQSAPILLPEKIARLQGPIVVFGASGFIGANLFEQLFRVRKDVFALTHDATKAWRLKLLDVPAENIVHCDILSNTSVQDVFGKIKPKTIFNLAAYGAYSKQKNVGLTYETNVLGTVNILENCSADMVYIHAGSSSEYGFNCTAPKETDPVEPNSHYAVSKVSAAYTLEYYAKVHNLNTLNLRLYSIYGGWEEPDRLIPRLIEEVRQGKLPPLVSPDISRDFVYVDDCVDAFVQAALQVNKAISGRSYNIATGQKTTMRELVDEARQTFSLKLEPVWGSMNNRNWDLADWYGDPTAAETDLGWKASTSLSDGLRQTADWQISHDYESRVIPAFNTPTLNPVISPIIACYKDAQAIPFMYERLVKTFNEMKVRYEIIFVNDNSPDNTDEVLDVICAKDPNVIAIKHSRNFGSQSAFLSGMEIATGDSVVLMDGDLQDPPEVIPKFYEKWQQGFDVVYGVRVQREMAPHVHFFYKQFYRLFRKTAYINIPVDAGDFSMIDRKVVRELVNLPETEQFLRGLRAWVGFKQTGVDYVRPERMFGVSTNNWTKNIWWAKKAIFSFSFAPLELMTYAGFVLTGLSVLGILWQILAKFVFFPETPAGISTVIILVMFFGGINLLGISFLGEYISKIFEETKKRPKFIRTMVRKGQRVYKTAAEISTLVEQRKSK from the coding sequence ATGAATCAGTCTGCCCCCATTTTGCTACCAGAAAAAATCGCCCGACTGCAGGGCCCTATCGTTGTTTTCGGAGCCAGTGGCTTCATTGGCGCGAATCTGTTTGAACAGTTATTCCGCGTACGTAAAGATGTTTTCGCACTTACACACGACGCAACAAAAGCCTGGAGGCTAAAACTGCTCGATGTCCCGGCCGAAAATATTGTTCACTGCGACATTCTGTCAAATACCTCCGTACAGGACGTCTTTGGAAAAATCAAACCCAAAACGATCTTTAATCTGGCGGCTTATGGCGCTTACAGTAAACAGAAAAATGTAGGACTGACGTACGAAACCAATGTATTGGGTACGGTAAATATTCTGGAAAACTGCTCGGCCGACATGGTTTATATCCATGCCGGAAGTAGTTCAGAGTATGGATTTAACTGCACGGCTCCCAAAGAAACTGATCCAGTAGAACCTAACAGCCATTATGCCGTTTCGAAAGTATCAGCGGCTTATACGCTCGAATATTACGCCAAAGTTCACAATCTTAACACCCTTAACTTACGGCTTTACTCGATCTATGGTGGCTGGGAAGAGCCCGACCGGCTCATTCCGCGACTGATCGAAGAAGTTCGCCAGGGCAAATTACCTCCGCTGGTTTCGCCCGATATTAGCCGCGATTTCGTGTATGTAGACGACTGCGTCGACGCTTTTGTTCAAGCTGCATTGCAGGTCAATAAGGCCATAAGCGGTCGGTCGTATAACATTGCTACGGGTCAGAAAACGACCATGCGGGAGCTTGTCGATGAAGCCCGGCAAACCTTTAGCCTTAAGCTGGAACCAGTTTGGGGCAGTATGAACAACCGCAACTGGGATCTTGCTGACTGGTATGGCGATCCAACAGCGGCTGAGACTGATCTTGGCTGGAAAGCATCCACTTCGCTTAGCGACGGTTTGCGTCAAACTGCCGACTGGCAGATTTCGCATGACTACGAAAGTCGGGTAATTCCGGCCTTCAACACACCAACGCTCAATCCGGTCATCTCGCCGATTATTGCCTGTTATAAAGATGCGCAGGCCATTCCGTTTATGTATGAACGGCTGGTTAAAACCTTCAATGAAATGAAGGTGCGCTACGAAATTATTTTCGTCAACGATAATTCACCCGACAACACCGACGAAGTACTGGATGTAATTTGTGCCAAAGATCCGAACGTAATTGCCATTAAGCACTCGCGTAATTTTGGGTCGCAATCGGCCTTCCTGAGTGGAATGGAAATTGCTACCGGCGACTCGGTGGTGCTCATGGATGGTGATTTACAGGACCCACCCGAAGTCATTCCGAAGTTTTACGAAAAATGGCAGCAGGGCTTCGACGTGGTTTATGGCGTTCGAGTGCAACGCGAAATGGCTCCTCACGTTCATTTCTTCTACAAGCAGTTTTACCGTTTGTTCCGCAAAACGGCCTATATCAATATTCCGGTTGATGCAGGCGACTTTTCGATGATCGATCGGAAGGTAGTTCGTGAGCTGGTCAATTTGCCCGAAACCGAACAGTTTCTGCGCGGATTACGGGCCTGGGTGGGTTTCAAACAAACCGGCGTTGATTATGTAAGGCCCGAGCGCATGTTTGGCGTCTCGACCAACAACTGGACGAAGAACATCTGGTGGGCAAAAAAAGCCATTTTCTCGTTCAGTTTTGCTCCACTGGAGTTAATGACCTACGCCGGATTTGTACTGACGGGACTTTCAGTTCTGGGTATTCTGTGGCAGATATTGGCTAAATTCGTATTTTTCCCTGAAACCCCGGCGGGCATATCGACCGTTATCATTCTGGTTATGTTCTTCGGCGGGATCAATCTGCTGGGCATTTCGTTTCTGGGTGAATACATCAGCAAGATTTTTGAGGAAACGAAAAAACGACCGAAGTTCATTCGTACAATGGTTCGTAAGGGCCAGCGGGTCTACAAAACGGCGGCTGAAATCAGTACGCTGGTTGAGCAACGGAAAAGTAAGTAA
- a CDS encoding DUF433 domain-containing protein: MTLLNRITIDPTICHGKPCIRGMRWPVEVVLDLLGSGMTIDNILEDHPELERDDIIAALNYARILLSGQIPAAA, from the coding sequence ATGACATTACTCAATCGCATAACAATTGATCCCACTATCTGTCATGGAAAGCCATGCATCAGGGGAATGCGATGGCCCGTGGAAGTAGTTCTTGATCTTCTGGGCTCAGGAATGACTATTGATAACATTCTTGAGGATCACCCTGAGCTGGAACGTGATGATATCATTGCTGCTCTGAATTATGCCCGAATTCTTTTATCAGGTCAGATACCAGCTGCTGCTTAA
- a CDS encoding DUF5615 family PIN-like protein yields MKFICDVHISIRLSKYLATYGTESVHVNQVPKGSSTPDGEICQLADQNNYIVITKDTDFRNSFLLKRTHRKLIRVCLGNISNDRLITLFENQLALIKQLDQEDSFYMEINPDTTLLY; encoded by the coding sequence ATGAAGTTTATCTGTGACGTTCACATATCCATTCGCCTATCTAAGTATCTGGCAACCTATGGAACCGAATCAGTTCACGTCAATCAGGTGCCAAAGGGTTCTTCTACGCCTGATGGAGAGATTTGCCAGTTGGCCGATCAGAATAATTACATTGTTATTACTAAGGATACTGACTTCAGAAACTCTTTTCTCTTGAAAAGGACACATCGTAAGTTAATCAGAGTCTGTTTAGGTAATATTTCGAATGATCGGTTAATCACATTGTTCGAGAACCAATTAGCATTGATTAAGCAATTGGATCAGGAGGATTCATTCTACATGGAAATCAATCCCGATACAACACTGCTTTACTAA
- a CDS encoding transketolase family protein, whose amino-acid sequence MRNEFSAAVERIARDDEKVVFITGDLGYNALENVVEALGPRFINAGVAEQNMIGVAAGMAYKGYKVFCYSIAPFAVYRCLEQFRNDVCLHNMPVFIVGNGGGYGYGIMGSTHHAIEDLACLSSLQNVNTYIPAFADEVAPMLDQIIAESRPAYLRLGAGPKTPDGAEKLGTFKHIVHSKASIGNVVALGPIAANVLTALQDELLVGQFDVYTATNLPLDLPSGLAHRWAGKPLLVVEEHVSIGGLAQQLSVKLLTDGAAPSHFVSLSAQGYPNGLYGDQKYHQQLSGLDPANIARQLASFTN is encoded by the coding sequence ATGCGAAACGAATTCTCAGCCGCTGTCGAGCGTATTGCGCGTGACGACGAAAAAGTGGTTTTTATTACCGGCGATTTAGGCTATAATGCCCTGGAAAACGTTGTAGAAGCCTTAGGCCCCCGTTTTATTAACGCAGGTGTTGCTGAGCAAAATATGATCGGCGTAGCAGCCGGAATGGCTTACAAAGGCTATAAAGTGTTTTGTTATAGTATTGCCCCATTTGCCGTTTATCGATGCCTGGAGCAATTTCGCAATGATGTCTGCCTGCACAACATGCCCGTTTTTATTGTCGGGAATGGGGGCGGGTATGGTTATGGCATCATGGGCAGCACCCATCACGCGATAGAAGATCTGGCGTGTCTGAGCAGTCTACAGAACGTAAATACATACATTCCAGCCTTCGCTGACGAGGTTGCTCCGATGCTTGATCAGATTATTGCGGAAAGCCGACCGGCCTATCTACGTCTGGGTGCAGGTCCTAAAACCCCCGATGGAGCTGAAAAACTCGGCACCTTCAAACACATCGTACATAGCAAAGCTTCCATTGGAAATGTAGTTGCGCTAGGCCCGATTGCCGCCAATGTACTGACAGCCTTGCAGGATGAGTTGCTGGTGGGTCAGTTTGACGTCTATACGGCTACCAACCTGCCACTCGATCTGCCTTCAGGCCTCGCGCATCGCTGGGCCGGAAAACCATTGCTGGTCGTTGAAGAACATGTCTCCATTGGCGGACTGGCCCAACAGCTTTCGGTTAAATTACTGACCGACGGAGCAGCACCAAGTCATTTTGTAAGTTTGTCAGCCCAGGGCTATCCGAATGGGCTTTATGGGGATCAAAAATACCATCAGCAATTGTCGGGCCTTGATCCAGCCAATATTGCCCGGCAGTTGGCTTCGTTTACGAATTAA
- a CDS encoding glucosyltransferase domain-containing protein, which produces MPTLQYNPKTRLTSAPPRSVGRLLGSVGVAIPVILFLAVWSYYAVNVPKWDDHALRAFLYYFDQETTISGKLYQLFRQHNEHRIVVDRFVALLDYQVFGKLNFRHLMAIGNLSLVGLLVVFIGVLRRESLSVLYAIPVALLIFNLSHWENMFWGMAALQNFSVVLWVVLAFYGITYGNRWGWAIASAILATLTSGNGLLVWPIGLVLLLLRTSEPADFKSRNYPKKRAFLPVAIWVFSALLVLGLYFADYEKPEGNPPLRGSTVDLIKGWLAFIGAAAEALPVKSALSASILLGALMVISTFGIMGWQLLTHRLAISRTIRGLFSSRPAISGAGIPAGALFFWGSALFILGTAAVVAWTRTGFGLDLIITSRYKIYSLTLLALLYVYIAVAINQRVRNWVLFGGLAGSFLFNWFAYLTFLDDSIWFRHWQTTNQFNWTYTTNRPTPALDPVTQHYSDPARAFYDPILKTLFNSVQAPIIPLTITKAPYGYAVQTSTTEATGLPSDQTFGRDAGSYLLVRSPKRSYLFPAWQNQRSLLKARFLPGNLFTPGFKADVWQSALEAGTYQLFVVTISTSNQCKVYPTNQLITSAGQPKDIKKNW; this is translated from the coding sequence TTGCCAACCTTACAATACAACCCGAAAACCCGCCTGACATCGGCCCCACCACGGTCGGTCGGCCGGTTATTGGGTAGTGTGGGTGTGGCAATTCCAGTTATTTTATTCCTGGCTGTCTGGAGTTATTACGCCGTTAACGTGCCCAAATGGGACGACCACGCTCTCCGGGCATTCCTGTATTATTTCGATCAGGAAACAACTATTTCGGGTAAGCTATACCAGCTTTTTCGGCAGCATAACGAGCATCGGATTGTCGTTGACCGCTTCGTGGCCCTGCTCGACTATCAGGTATTTGGAAAGCTGAATTTCCGGCATCTGATGGCCATTGGAAATTTGAGTTTAGTAGGCTTGCTGGTCGTATTTATCGGCGTTCTGCGTCGCGAAAGTCTCTCTGTTTTGTATGCCATTCCTGTTGCCTTACTGATTTTCAACCTCTCTCACTGGGAAAATATGTTCTGGGGGATGGCAGCCCTGCAGAACTTCTCTGTCGTGCTTTGGGTTGTGCTGGCATTTTATGGAATTACATACGGCAATCGTTGGGGATGGGCAATAGCCTCAGCCATTCTGGCTACGCTCACTAGTGGCAATGGCTTACTGGTCTGGCCAATTGGGCTGGTTTTGCTGTTACTTCGCACCAGCGAACCAGCGGACTTTAAATCCAGAAATTATCCAAAGAAAAGAGCATTCTTACCGGTAGCCATCTGGGTTTTCAGTGCCTTGCTTGTACTTGGACTTTATTTCGCCGATTATGAAAAACCAGAAGGCAATCCTCCATTACGCGGTTCAACCGTCGATTTAATTAAGGGCTGGCTGGCATTCATCGGTGCTGCTGCCGAAGCATTACCCGTTAAATCGGCCCTTAGCGCCAGTATCTTGCTGGGTGCTTTAATGGTCATTTCAACATTCGGGATTATGGGTTGGCAGTTGTTGACCCATCGTCTGGCAATCAGTCGGACAATCCGAGGACTGTTCAGTTCACGACCTGCTATTTCCGGGGCTGGGATACCAGCCGGTGCACTGTTTTTTTGGGGGAGTGCGCTTTTCATATTAGGAACAGCAGCCGTAGTTGCCTGGACCCGAACCGGCTTTGGACTCGACCTGATCATCACAAGCCGCTATAAAATCTATTCGTTAACGTTATTGGCGCTTTTGTACGTCTATATCGCCGTTGCCATAAATCAGCGGGTTCGGAATTGGGTTTTATTTGGTGGATTAGCCGGAAGTTTTCTGTTTAACTGGTTTGCCTACCTTACTTTTCTGGACGATTCGATCTGGTTTCGGCACTGGCAAACGACGAACCAGTTTAACTGGACTTATACCACGAATCGCCCAACTCCAGCACTCGATCCTGTTACTCAGCACTATAGCGATCCGGCACGCGCGTTTTACGATCCAATCCTGAAAACCCTGTTTAACTCCGTACAGGCGCCGATTATACCGTTAACGATCACCAAAGCTCCGTATGGGTACGCTGTTCAGACTAGTACCACCGAAGCAACAGGTTTACCTTCAGATCAGACATTCGGGCGCGATGCAGGCAGTTATCTGCTGGTTCGGTCACCCAAACGATCGTATTTATTTCCGGCCTGGCAGAACCAACGGTCGCTTCTTAAGGCGCGTTTTTTACCCGGCAATCTCTTTACGCCCGGATTTAAAGCCGATGTCTGGCAAAGTGCGCTGGAAGCCGGTACTTATCAATTATTTGTCGTAACCATTTCGACCAGCAATCAGTGTAAGGTGTATCCAACCAATCAGCTTATCACATCAGCCGGTCAGCCGAAGGATATTAAGAAGAACTGGTAA